AATCAAGGTATAATAGATTGGACCTTGAACGATAAGAGGCATTGAAAATTCGTATTAAAAAAATAAAATCGGATATGATTGGGGGCAAATTTTGAATTTCAAATTGTACCTTTCCAGTGATTGAACAAATTCAGCTTCTAATATCCAACGAGGCGGACAGGCCTACTCAACCAAATTTCACCTATTCAACTATTCCACCTAATCCAACCCAATTAACCTAATCTACCTAATCCAACCTATTCAACTCTTCCAAACCAAAAAGGGGCTCTCGTGTCCGAAAGCCCCTGATGCGGGAGGTTAGAGATGCAAGTTTTATTTGGGTACTTCCAAAGTCGCAAAGAAACTGCTGTTGTTTCTCAGCACCAGCACTAAAATGAATTCACTGTCAACGCCTTTGATGGCTTCTTTATAGTCGGCAAGATTCTTGATTTCCCGGTCTCCAACCCGCTGAATGACATCGCCGGGGCGAAGGATTTTTCCGGCTTCACTGCGTGAATCGACACGCGTTACGACGACACCTTCTGTTTCTTTGTCGAGCCCATACTGTTTGGCCAGCACCGAAGTGATCTCATCGACGCTAAATCCCCATTTGGACGGCGATTGATTGGAGCCGCCATCGGAAACATTCTCATCTTCGGGCAGGACGCCAAGTTTGACCTTAATGGTTTTGTTCTGTTTGCCGCGCAGGACGACGACCTCTTTTTCCTTTCCAATCTCTGCATTGGAAACGAGGTTACGGAGTTCGGACGAATCGTCGATCTTTTTCCCGTCGAACTCGACGATAATGTCGCCGACTTTCATTCCGGCGTCAGCCGCGGGTCCGTCCTTCACAACTTCGCCGACGAGCGCGCCTTTGCGCGAATCTAATTTCATAGATTTCGCGATCCGGCCATCGACATCTTGAATCCGGACGCCGAGCCACGCGCGGGTGACTTTACCGTCTTCGATCAGGTCTGTCATGATCTTCTTCGCCAAATTGATCGGAATGGCGAAGCCGACGCCGAGATTTGCCGGAACGCCGCCATTAGTAGCAATTGCCGTATTGATCCCGATGAGTTCGCCGCGAATATTGACCAGCGCTCCGCCGCTGTTGCCGGGATTGATCGCCGCATCGGTTTGGATGAACGATTCATAGTTCGAATTGTTGATGATGTTGCTTCTGCCTTTGGCGCTGACGATTCCCGCCGTCACCGTGTGATCCAGATTTTCTGAAAAAGGAGAGCCGATCGCCACGACCCATTCGCCAACCCGCAAAGCGTCGGAATCGCCGAGAATTGCCGGTTTCAAATCTTTCGCTTCAATCTTGATTACCGCCAAATCCGTTCGCGGATCGGTTCCAATGACTTTCGCCTCGTAGCTACTTTTATCCATCAGACTGACATGGATTTTTTCGCCCTGCTCGACGACGTGATTATTCGTCAGAATATAACCGCTCGCGCTGACGATAACGCCGGAACCAAGAACTTTTCCACGCGTTTCGCTCTCAGGAATGCCTCCGAAAAATTGCCAGAACAGATCGTTGCCGTCAAATCCCGGAAAATCATGCGACAGACCGCGATTTTTAATCACCTTTTCTGTTGTGATCGTGACAACTGCCGGATTGACGGCGTCTGCAATCTGGACGAAAACATCGTTAAAAGATTGAACGGACGGAGTGGGCGTACTCGATGAAACCAAAGCCGCCGCCGGAACAATTTTCGTCTCCAGGACGCCCTGATAAAGCACGACGCGCTCCGGAACGGACATCGACGCAGTAACAATTACGCCGATCACCGCTAACATGACAATGCCAAAAATATAACCGATTCTTTTTTTCATAAAATATAACTCCTAATCAAGTAACGTGTTTTTATACTTCACTGCGAATCGAAAGTTTCCGACTGTCATAACAGTTACTTTTTTTGCAAAATTCCGGAAAATCTGATAAGTTCAGTCCGGTTTTTCTAATATAAAAAGAAAGGATCGATTCAGATGATCTCGCCAAAATTTCTTTCTTTTGCACTTTTTTTGACTTTGATGTTAACATTCGTCGCTTGCGAAAACGAAACGACAAACTCCGACGACGATCTGTACTGGAATAAAAAGATCGCCCAGGAAGTCGTGCATACTCATGCCGTTATGCTTGGAGAAACTCTGAAAGGCGAACCGACTGAAGCCGAGAAAATTGCCCTGATCTGCACGTCTATCGATTCCGTCCGTTTTTACGACGATGAGAGCGGTTATTTCTATGTTTATGATTACGATTGCGTCAACATCGCTCACGCCACCCAGAAAGACCTTCAGGGACAGAATTTGTACAATTATCAGGATACGCACGGGAAATATGTCATTCGCGAATTGTCAGCCGCGGCACAGAATGGCGGCGGTTTCGTTGAATTTTACTGGATCAAACCGGGTTCGACTGGCGAAAAGAAGAAACTCGGTTACGTCGAACCGATTCCCGGCACCGATTATTTCATCGACACCGGCGTCTATCTGGAATAACAATTTAATGGGAAACCGCCATCCGGCGGACGATAAAAATTACTTATTAACTGGCTAAATATTTTTATTCGTATCTGAGCGCTTCGATCGGATCGAGTTTGGCGGCTTTCATTGCCGGATAAGTGCCAAAAACGACTCCAATGAGCAGAGAAAATCCCAATCCGAGAAAGATCGACCAAACGGGAATAGTCGGCGGCAATTTCAACGCAGAAGAAATGAGCAAGCCAATGAGAACGCCCAAGCCGACACCGATGATGCCGCCCAATAGACAGATACCGATCGCTTCGGTCATGAATTGACTGAGAATGTGTTTCTTTTTTGCGCCGATGGCTTTCCGGATGCCGATTTCGCGCGTTCTTTCCGTTACCGATACGAGCATGATGTTCATGATGCCGATTCCACCGACCAGCAGTGAAATTCCGCAAATGATGACGGCGGCGATAAAGACGAATCCAGTCAGACTCTTCAGCGTGTCCATGATCGAATCCGCCGTAATGATTTCAAAATCGCTATCGGCGCCCGGCGGCACTTTTCTTGCTATCCGAAGAACACCCTCCACCTGATCCATTGTCTCAAAAATCAGATCCGGGCTTTTCGCTTTAATCGCAATGGCAATCGAGCGTTCCCGTCCAAACGCCTTAACAAATGTTGTATATGGAAGCGTCACCATGTTGTCCTGACTTCCGCCGAGGAATGAACCTTTTTTATCGAGAACTCCGATGATTTCCAACGGAACATTATCGACTTTGATGATTTCGCCGATGGGATATTTGAACGGAAAAAGTTTATCGACGATATCTGCTCCGACAACAACGACGTTCTGACGGTGCATGATTTCCTGACTGGTAAAGAATCGTCCCTCGGCGATGTATCGCCCGTTTACTTCCAGCCAATCTTCGTCCCCGCCATAAACTTGAATGTTCGGGTTCGTACTTTCTTCCTTATACTTTACCTGTTTGCCGTACGTCCCCGCTTCCGGCGAGACTTTGTAGGCGAGCGGTGCGCGTTTTTGGATGATTTCGGCATGTTCAAAAGTTAGATCCTTCCGACTCCAGTACTCGTGACCCATGCGTCCCATCTGAACGGCGGGGAACTTCTGAATCCAGAACGTGCTTCCGCCGATGGCCGAAAATGTGTTGGTCATGTATTTATCTAGCGCGGTAATGATCGACATCATACCGATTACGGACATGACGCCGATGACGATTCCGAGTGTCGTCAAAACCGTTCGCAGTTTATTAGAGCGAACGGTTTGATAGGCGAGTCGAAGTCCCTCTTCAAAATTCATATTTTACTTTCCGATTATTCATATCTCAGACATTCGATCGGATCGAGTTTTGAGGCTTTTCGCGCCGGATAAATACCGAAAAACAAGCCGATGAACGTCGAAAATCCCAAGCCCATAAATACCGACCAAAGCGGAACGGCAGAAGGAAAAGGCGTGACTTTCGCGATCACTCGCGAAACGACATAACTTAGCAAAATGGCGATGACTCCGCCAATGGTGCAAATGATAACTGATTCGATAATGAACTGAACAGTAATAACTTTCCGCTTCGCGCCCAACGCCATCCGAATGCCAATCTCGTTTTTACGTTCGGCAACGGATACCAGCATGATGTTCATAATTCCGATTCCACCAACCAGTAAAGACAACGCGCCGATTCCGATTGCCGCTGTGTACAATCCACTCGTCAGTTTGTTGTACATTTCCATGATGGCTTCCTGCTGGTTGATCGAAAAATCGTCTTCTTGATGCGGTTTTAGACCGCGCGATGTCCGCATGAGAAACCGAATGTCGTCTTTGACCGATTCCACTTGAGCCGCATCACGCACCTTAACGAGGATTTGAATGCTCCGGTGAACGCCGAAGTTCTTCAGAAGTGAACCAATGGGAACATAAACAAAAGAATCCTGGCTTTCACCCATGATGCTTCCGCGTTTTTCAACAACACCGATGATCGTGTATGAAACGTCGCCGACTTTCATGCGCTTTCCGATAGGATTCTGCCCTTCAAACAATTTATCCATGATTTCCCAGCCGATGACGGCATTGTTCTTCTCTTTTTCGATCTCGATGGAGTTGAAGTATCTCCCATCTGCGATGTTGTATTCCTCGATCTTTTCCGACTCCATTGTTACACCGGTGGTACGCACTTCCAGAAGAGAATTCGCGGCGTATTTCAAGTTTTGCCTACTCCCGGCTGAAGGGGCAACGGCTTCCGCTGATTTTAGGTGTTTATGAATATACTCGGCGTCTTTCATTTCAATATTCGGACGGTTGCGGTATTTGAACCATTCATCGCCGGAAACCCACGGAAACTTTTGAACATAAAGCGTGTTACTTCCAAGGCTGGCGATCTGTTTGGCAAATCCTTTGTTCAAACCTTCGATGATCGAAGCGACGCTGACAACCGTCAGTACGCCGATGATGATGCCAAGCGTCGTCAGGACGGCGCGCATTTTATTCTGAATTAGCGCGCGAACAGCGATCTTGACATTTTCCCAGAATCCGATAAAAAATGAAATCAATTATTCCTCAACACTTCATCATTGGCGATGTTTCCATCGCGGATATGAACGATCCGGTTAGCGTGTTCGGCAACCTCTTTTTCATGCGTGACGAGAATGATTGAATTTCCCATCTGATGTAGGTTATCTAAAATTTTCATAATCTCTTCACCTGTTTTCGTGTCGAGATTTCCCGTCGGTTCGTCGGCAAGAATGAGCGACGGATTGTTGACTAAGGCGCGGGCGATAGCGACGCGCTGGCGCTGACCGCCGGAAAGCTCGTTCGGTCGGTGATGTTTGCGATCTGAAAGGCCAACTTTCTCCAGCGCTTCTTCCGCCATGATTTTCCGTTTAGCGGCGGAGACGCCGCTGTAAATCAAAGGCAATTCGACGTTGTGAAGCGCATTGGCGCGCGGGAGAAGATTAAATGTCTGAAAAACGAACCCAATCTTGCGGTTCCGGATTTCGGCGAGCTGGTCATCGTCCATTTCATGAACCGGCATCTGGTCAAGTTCATAGACGCCAGATGTCGGAGTATCCAGACAGCCGATAATATTCATCAGCGTCGATTTTCCTGAACCCGACGGTCCCATGATGGAGACATATTCATTCGTATGAATCTGGAGGTTCACGCCCCCGAGAGCGTGAACCTCAACACTGCCAACCTGATATGTTTTAACGATGTCCTTAAGACTTATCAGCGTATTGCTCATTATCCACCAAAATAGAAATTGACGCGGTAAACAACTCCGGAAAAATCAATTTTCGGTACGTCGGTGACGACCTTGTTTTCCATTTTCCATCTCTGCTCGTCGGTGTGCTGATAAAAATAGCCGACGTTAGCGCCAACCGCAAACCAGCGGAAAATGTTGTAACGGAAGCCAATATTCGGCATTGCCCAGAAGAAATGTGATGACATTTCGGATTGGTGATCGTTGAACGTCAATGAATCTGCGCCCGAGTAACCGTCGTTCCAGATGTAATCCCAGCTGATATTCTGGCTGGATTTGGAAAACTTCATGGATGTTGAACCGCCACCGAGCGTCGCTCCCATATAAATCTCGGAATTATTAAACGGATGAAAAACCTTCTCGATTAAAAAGCCGCCGTAGGACACTGATAACGTAACATCGACCTGAGAGCCGTTCCCGCCTGTCGGTGTGCCAAACGATGACACCGTGCCGCCGGCGCCTAATCCACCGACGCGAATTCCATTGCCGATAAAACCCCAACCGCCGCCGCCGCTCAGAATCATTCGGTCGGCAAATGCCGGCAATCCGATAATCGCAAGTTGAGTGTTCAGGACATCGACATCCAGCGGAAGGTAATACCAATCCCAGCCGCCGCCGCCGCCTTTGAAGAAACCGCCCTTATGCTTTTTTCCCCAATCTTTATCGCGGTCTTTTTTCCAATGAAAATCGTCATCGGAAGTATCCGGTTCTTTGTCCTTCCAGTCTTCGTTTTCCATAATCTCGTCCAGAGTTTGTTCTTCCTGTTTTTCCAGTTCTTCTTCAACAGTCGAATCAATCAAAGCAGAAACGGTAGGTTCGGTCGCGGTTGTGTCTTTCACATCGTTTATCTGTTGCCCGTAAAGTGAGGCGCAAAATAGTAACACAGCAATAATTATCATATACTTTTTCATTTTGTCTCTCCTTTTTTATCTGTCGGTCCGCCGATTTTGAGTGGCGAACCGTTTTTGATTTCTTTACTGATAGCCTTGTAACTTCCGACGACAATTTCCTCGCCTTCCTGCAATCCGCTGAGAATTTCGAATTTAGTATCACTGCTGATGCCAATTTTCACCGAACGCTGTTCGGCTTTCGGATAAGATCGTTTTTTAATCATACTTTTTTTCGGAGTATCTTTTTTATCCGGGTGGATGACAACAAAAACGACTTCTTCTTCTTTATTATTTTCACTGTTTGCCCTCTTGATCCTTTCAGGCTCCTCGGCTGTCGGTTCCGGTTTTTTCTTATTATCCGATTCAAAGGCAACGGACGCTGTATCATCCGGACTGCGGGCGGTCAGCGATTGAATCGGAACGACGAGCGCATTTTCTTTGGTATCAGTAATAACATCCACGGTTGACGACATACCGGGACGAAACCGGGTGTCTTGGCCTAAAACAGAAATGGATACTTCAAAATTGGTCACTTGTTCCTGTGTGCCTGCGCCTTTTGTCGTCGCGCTGTGGGCAATTTCTGCAACGACGCCCTTGTAAGTCGTATTTGGAATCGCATCAATCTGTATCTTTGCCGTATCGCCAATGCTCAAATTCACGACATCAGTTTCATCGACCTCGATCTTGACTTCCATCTTTGACATATCGGAAACGATTAGGATTACATCTTCCTGAAAAACCGAACCGAGCGCAATTTCACCGATCTCTTTATTCAGGCTTGTGACGATTCCGTTCATCGGTGACGCGATGCGCGTTTTGTTCAGATCGTCGAGTGCTTGTTTCAGTGCGGCTTCCGACTGATGCACTTGGCTTTCGGCAAGTTCAGCCTGAGCCGTCGCGGCTTCAAGTTCCGATTCGGACGTCAGATTGCTTTGGTAAAGCGCCTGAGTCCGTTTCAGGTCGCTCTGGACTTTTTTCAGGCTCGCTTTATTGGATTGAACATAGGAAAACGCCTTGTCGTATGCCGCTTCATATTGTTCTTTATCTAATTCGACCAGCAATTCACCCTTTTTCACCCGATCGCCTTCTTTGACCGTGAGGTTCATGATCTTGGCGCTGACATTTGCGCTGATCTTGACCTGTGTGACGGGAATCAGTGAGCCGGATGCATTGACAGTTTGAACGATTTTTTCACGTTTGACCTTATCAGTCTGCACGACGATCGGTTTGACCTTGTCTTTGGTAAAATTCATTACGACAAAGACGGCTACAACTGCCAGAATGATAAGGATGATGATCAATTTTTTCTTACTTTTCTTCTTCATTGGTTTTCTCCAAGCGTTCCCATTACGAGAGATAAACGAGCCTCGGCAATTTTTGCGTCATATTTCGTAGAAATTAAATCACTCTGCGCTTTTGTCAACGCAACCTGCGCATCGAGCACTTCCAACAGAGTCGCAGAACTCAGCCGATACATTTCCTGCGCTAATCTTAAGTCTTCCTCCGCCGACGCAATCGTGAGTTCATTGATGTCAATCATATCTCGATAAGTATCGAGCGTCAGCACCAGATTTTGAATCGTATTTCTGATTTCGATTTCTTTTTTTTCGATCATATCGTCGTCGATCTGATAAGCTAACTTTGCCTGCTGAATTTTCGTTTTCCGGTCGAACCCATTGAAAAGCGAAAAACTGATGTCAAGTCTCAGTGAGGAAGACCACCGACTATCAAAATTCGAATATAAATCGGAAAATTTCGAACTGCTCCGGGAATAGGAATATGACGACGACAAATTCGGATACCAAGCACTTTTGGCGATTTTGCATTGGATTTGCGCAGATTGTCTCTGCGTTTGCAAAGAGGCATAATCCGAATTGGCCTCCAGCGCTTTCTGATAAGCGATCGCGGCGTCGATTTGCACTGGCTTTTGATAGGCAGATTCATACACGTCAATCACTTCTTCCCCGCGAATTCCGAGTACGGCTTTCAAATCCGCAAGCGCTAATTTCAGTTCGGCTTCCTGCTGAATAACTTTCAGTCGTTCGGTTCCTTGCTTGACCTGGGCTTTATACAAATCTTTTTTCGCCACTTGGCCAATCCTGTGCATTTCTTCCGTCTTTTTTAACTGCTCCTGACTGTTTTCTAAAGATTTCTGATCAACTTTCAGAAGTTCCTGCGCTTTCAGGACATTGTAAAATTTTTCAGTCACAGTCACGATCAGTGACAGGCGGTTTGAATTCTTATCGTAAATGGCGCTCTGGTAATTCGTTTTAGCCAATTTGATCTCATTCCGCCATCTTCCGCCATCATAAATATTCTGCGTATAGGAAAAACCAGCTCCAAAATTATTGGATATTCCTGCGGGTTGGGGAACAACGGCACCTTGAATGATTTTTGGGCTTGCCGCTTGAGAAATCCGGTTATATGCCGAACCAAACGAAAGATTTGGCAGAATATTGCCGTATGAACTCGTGACATCTGCCGCTTTGGATAATACCACTTTATTTTGGATACGCAGATCAGGATTATTTTTAATCGCAAATTGAATACATTCCTGCAAAGTGAAACTTTGGTCGGCGGCGACTGCCGTGGCGGTAAATAAAAGCGCTATAAAGACCAATTTTCGCATGTTTTTCCCTTTTTAATTACATTTTGACCAAACTGCCAAGTAGCGAGACACCGAAACAGTAAATCAACCAAAGAATCGTTACGATTGTGGCAGTTTTTCCTAATTTTTTCTCATAGATCACGCTCAAGCCGATCGAAGAAACGATGACTTTCCAGATGGCAAATACATCCAGCGTAGTCAGGAAACGGAACAGAAAGGAGCCATTGTCTTCAAAAAACAGTGCCGGGCTCGTGTAAACTTGGATCGTTTCTTGAGAAATGATCAGTGGATATTTTACAGCCATAGAAGCGAGCTCAATTAACCCAACATAGGCTGTAAGTGAAAAAATAACGAGAAATTTCGCTTCTCCGCCCAAAAGAAAATTGCCGGCGAACCAAAGCGCAAGCGTTATAATCAACGCTTTTGCAAGGATGGCAATCGTCGTCGTTATTGACATTCTCAGCGGATTAGTCTGCCTTTCCATTCGCTCATAGACGGCGTCTTTTTGTTCGTCGCTGAATCGTTCGCTCTTCTCAATCAATCCTTTTTGATAACTAACCGCAATCGGTGAAATGTACGGCAATATCGCTAAAGAAACGACGATAACGATGAGCAACGGAATTAAAACATCCACCCATGTCGTATGCAGTTTCAGCGATGCAAAAGTCGCCGAAGGTTCCCAAAAAACAGAAATCACCTTTTTAAACAACGCCACCTCATCTATTTTTCATTAAACAATCTGTCAAAAGAAAAAACACGTTCGGTTAGATAGGGCGTCGTCATAAAAGTTGTCAGGATTTATATTTCAGAAAATTCCCGGACCAACCGATCGGCGTTTTTTTCTAAAAATTCCCGCGCGGCTTCGTAAGTATTCGAAATTTTCGCTTCGAGAATCGCCTCTTCGATCGCATCCTTGATATAGCCGACCGCCGGACCGGGTTGAAGTCCGCAGAATTTCATGATTTCTTCGCCGCGAACCGGCGACTGAAACGCGCGCATTTTATCTTTTTCACAAACAGTTCGAATTAAATTGACAACGCGATCGAAATTGGACATGTATTCGGAAACCTTCCACGGATTCTTAGAAGTAATGTCAGCCCGGCAGAGCAAGATCAAATCATCTAAATCTTCCCCCGCTTCGACAATCAGCCGCCTGACGGCGCTGTCCGTAACGCCTTCACTTGCAATGGAAATCGGACGCATGTGAAGGCGCGTTAGTTTTTGGGCGTATTCCGCAACTTTGTTCGGCATTTTCAGGCGTCGGCATAAACGCCCGGCAATTTTTGCGCCGAGTTCTTCATGCCCGTAGAACGTCCAGCCTTTATCGGGAAAATATTGTTTGGTCAACGGCTTCGCAATGTCATGCACCATCGCAGTAAACCGAAGTTCGAATTTATCGGA
This sequence is a window from Candidatus Marinimicrobia bacterium CG08_land_8_20_14_0_20_45_22. Protein-coding genes within it:
- a CDS encoding protease, which gives rise to MKKRIGYIFGIVMLAVIGVIVTASMSVPERVVLYQGVLETKIVPAAALVSSSTPTPSVQSFNDVFVQIADAVNPAVVTITTEKVIKNRGLSHDFPGFDGNDLFWQFFGGIPESETRGKVLGSGVIVSASGYILTNNHVVEQGEKIHVSLMDKSSYEAKVIGTDPRTDLAVIKIEAKDLKPAILGDSDALRVGEWVVAIGSPFSENLDHTVTAGIVSAKGRSNIINNSNYESFIQTDAAINPGNSGGALVNIRGELIGINTAIATNGGVPANLGVGFAIPINLAKKIMTDLIEDGKVTRAWLGVRIQDVDGRIAKSMKLDSRKGALVGEVVKDGPAADAGMKVGDIIVEFDGKKIDDSSELRNLVSNAEIGKEKEVVVLRGKQNKTIKVKLGVLPEDENVSDGGSNQSPSKWGFSVDEITSVLAKQYGLDKETEGVVVTRVDSRSEAGKILRPGDVIQRVGDREIKNLADYKEAIKGVDSEFILVLVLRNNSSFFATLEVPK
- a CDS encoding C50 carotenoid epsilon cyclase — encoded protein: MISPKFLSFALFLTLMLTFVACENETTNSDDDLYWNKKIAQEVVHTHAVMLGETLKGEPTEAEKIALICTSIDSVRFYDDESGYFYVYDYDCVNIAHATQKDLQGQNLYNYQDTHGKYVIRELSAAAQNGGGFVEFYWIKPGSTGEKKKLGYVEPIPGTDYFIDTGVYLE
- a CDS encoding macrolide ABC transporter ATP-binding protein — its product is MSNTLISLKDIVKTYQVGSVEVHALGGVNLQIHTNEYVSIMGPSGSGKSTLMNIIGCLDTPTSGVYELDQMPVHEMDDDQLAEIRNRKIGFVFQTFNLLPRANALHNVELPLIYSGVSAAKRKIMAEEALEKVGLSDRKHHRPNELSGGQRQRVAIARALVNNPSLILADEPTGNLDTKTGEEIMKILDNLHQMGNSIILVTHEKEVAEHANRIVHIRDGNIANDEVLRNN
- a CDS encoding efflux RND transporter periplasmic adaptor subunit gives rise to the protein MKKKSKKKLIIILIILAVVAVFVVMNFTKDKVKPIVVQTDKVKREKIVQTVNASGSLIPVTQVKISANVSAKIMNLTVKEGDRVKKGELLVELDKEQYEAAYDKAFSYVQSNKASLKKVQSDLKRTQALYQSNLTSESELEAATAQAELAESQVHQSEAALKQALDDLNKTRIASPMNGIVTSLNKEIGEIALGSVFQEDVILIVSDMSKMEVKIEVDETDVVNLSIGDTAKIQIDAIPNTTYKGVVAEIAHSATTKGAGTQEQVTNFEVSISVLGQDTRFRPGMSSTVDVITDTKENALVVPIQSLTARSPDDTASVAFESDNKKKPEPTAEEPERIKRANSENNKEEEVVFVVIHPDKKDTPKKSMIKKRSYPKAEQRSVKIGISSDTKFEILSGLQEGEEIVVGSYKAISKEIKNGSPLKIGGPTDKKGETK